A single region of the Mechercharimyces sp. CAU 1602 genome encodes:
- a CDS encoding N-acetylmuramoyl-L-alanine amidase: MGLFDLGVPVKDVRKTLKRRGSYRDYGVNSKTHIIIHHSLTKRNLAGSNAESYARYHVGLGWPGIGYHFVIEADGTIKYCHSLGVMSYHVGNHNRYCVGICLSGDFRYEEPTQAQKECLRRLHAYLTGALPNYKKTLGHCELSGYEWKQCPVFDYTATLKEKTKEPNPFDQFKPDELNKAPNGATFSRTLKYTNPMQYGKDVEAVQKIVGTKSDGYFGPKTKSRLINWQKKKGIKQSGEVGDYNWMRMFGKKEVQKPKKRKEYWRVLKDGKQIGYYDIDENARNVILEEAEKAMKKNQENTEFKIERELK; the protein is encoded by the coding sequence ATGGGGCTTTTTGACTTAGGAGTTCCGGTTAAGGATGTTCGCAAAACATTAAAAAGAAGAGGAAGCTATCGTGATTATGGTGTCAATTCTAAAACCCACATTATAATCCATCACTCGTTAACAAAACGCAATTTGGCAGGATCTAATGCTGAATCATATGCGAGGTACCACGTTGGTTTGGGGTGGCCAGGAATAGGATATCACTTTGTAATTGAAGCGGACGGAACAATTAAGTACTGTCATAGCCTTGGTGTGATGTCCTATCATGTTGGAAACCACAATCGCTATTGCGTAGGTATTTGTTTGAGTGGAGATTTCCGATATGAAGAACCGACACAAGCACAGAAGGAGTGTTTACGTCGGCTTCACGCGTATCTTACGGGAGCGCTTCCTAATTATAAGAAGACTCTAGGGCATTGCGAATTGTCCGGATACGAGTGGAAGCAATGTCCAGTTTTTGACTATACAGCAACGCTTAAAGAAAAGACGAAAGAACCAAATCCTTTTGACCAATTTAAACCTGATGAACTAAACAAAGCACCCAATGGGGCTACATTTTCTCGTACATTGAAATATACGAATCCAATGCAATATGGGAAAGATGTAGAAGCCGTGCAAAAGATTGTAGGAACGAAATCAGATGGATATTTTGGTCCGAAAACGAAGTCACGCCTAATTAATTGGCAGAAGAAAAAAGGGATCAAGCAATCTGGTGAAGTCGGTGATTATAACTGGATGCGGATGTTTGGGAAGAAAGAGGTACAAAAACCGAAGAAGCGGAAGGAATACTGGCGTGTTTTGAAGGACGGAAAACAAATCGGTTATTACGACATCGACGAAAACGCTCGTAATGTGATACTGGAAGAAGCGGAAAAAGCGATGAAGAAGAATCAAGAAAATACCGAATTTAAGATCGAAAGGGAGTTGAAGTAG
- a CDS encoding holin family protein: MASIDQLVYVKFLVGFGGAVASFMWGGWSEALTILAVFVSIDFLTGFAAAGREGRLSSRRGMRGISKKLLIFAFVAVAHLLDQFLGESHLLRDGAVAFYIANECLSIVENFGRMGLPIPPKVREAIEILRGKDDE, translated from the coding sequence ATGGCTAGTATTGATCAGTTAGTTTACGTTAAGTTTTTAGTTGGGTTTGGAGGTGCGGTCGCATCGTTTATGTGGGGAGGGTGGTCGGAAGCATTGACGATATTAGCGGTTTTCGTGTCGATTGACTTTCTCACGGGATTTGCTGCTGCGGGCAGGGAGGGGAGATTATCTAGCAGAAGAGGAATGCGTGGTATATCAAAGAAACTTCTCATCTTCGCATTCGTAGCGGTTGCACACCTTTTAGATCAGTTTTTAGGCGAAAGTCACTTGCTTCGTGATGGAGCGGTGGCTTTTTATATTGCAAACGAATGCTTATCAATTGTCGAGAATTTCGGGCGAATGGGGCTTCCGATACCTCCGAAAGTTCGTGAGGCTATCGAGATTTTAAGGGGAAAGGATGATGAATAA